A portion of the Bdellovibrio bacteriovorus genome contains these proteins:
- the thpR gene encoding RNA 2',3'-cyclic phosphodiesterase: MTTRRLFFALNATDPLAESFLPTLKKLKINADKKEMNMKWVPPTNFHITVTFIGDTDVNEIPKIQEALEDTCKVFNPFDLKIEDMGAFSSEHEARVIWLGVQNKRYLNELKQELDRNLAERGVTMAMELREFVPHLTIGRLRNPKSVKDMISPFKRKSFGKLHVNEVVLYESHLHGNFPVYTPIFRCQLAEETESLLELSASF; this comes from the coding sequence ATGACGACCCGCAGACTCTTCTTTGCACTGAATGCCACGGACCCCTTGGCTGAAAGCTTCCTTCCGACTTTAAAAAAGCTCAAAATCAATGCCGATAAAAAAGAAATGAATATGAAATGGGTTCCACCCACCAACTTTCATATCACGGTCACCTTTATTGGCGACACCGACGTCAATGAAATCCCTAAAATCCAAGAGGCCTTAGAGGACACCTGCAAAGTCTTTAATCCCTTTGATCTCAAGATTGAAGACATGGGTGCTTTTTCCTCTGAACACGAAGCACGTGTCATCTGGTTGGGGGTGCAGAATAAAAGATACTTGAATGAGCTTAAGCAAGAACTGGATCGCAACTTGGCTGAACGCGGTGTCACCATGGCGATGGAGCTGCGCGAGTTTGTACCGCATTTAACTATTGGACGCCTACGCAATCCAAAGAGTGTTAAAGATATGATTTCACCATTTAAACGGAAGAGCTTTGGAAAATTGCATGTGAATGAAGTGGTGCTGTATGAATCACACCTGCATGGCAACTTCCCCGTTTACACACCGATCTTTCGTTGTCAGTTGGCCGAAGAAACAGAAAGCCTCTTGGAGCTATCGGCCTCCTTCTAA
- a CDS encoding murein L,D-transpeptidase catalytic domain-containing protein gives MQKLLFFAVTLFFISNANSAALFGGGKSINMDDGGESAEMGSGGDCLTVPSHVLKAYETAKSFSESCPAAALSSGKKIVINDYSGQGRETMYIFDQNRKCIDSMYISYGDGSGSTKSESSTSCSTGGSGKTPAGMHITGPHSGKSYNGKNSLKLAGLSGQGSAGRQILIHASKWKLPAGVSQGCTGVPQDKLYKVMGLLGYGSLVYNYFGNEAKARGCGSNAGAEKPPECKPEGYARQIARTANRARLSVDPSEGRDGGGITPGGNSSGPARGSSNRGQRGAN, from the coding sequence ATGCAAAAATTATTATTTTTTGCGGTCACTTTATTTTTCATTAGCAATGCCAATTCGGCCGCTTTGTTCGGGGGCGGAAAATCGATCAATATGGATGATGGTGGAGAAAGTGCGGAAATGGGATCTGGCGGAGATTGTTTGACAGTTCCGTCTCACGTCTTAAAAGCCTACGAAACGGCTAAAAGTTTTTCCGAATCATGTCCTGCAGCGGCTCTGTCATCGGGTAAAAAAATTGTGATCAATGATTACTCGGGGCAAGGGCGGGAAACGATGTACATCTTTGACCAGAACAGAAAGTGCATTGATTCGATGTACATTAGTTATGGGGATGGTTCTGGCAGTACAAAAAGCGAAAGCTCGACGTCTTGTTCTACCGGCGGGTCTGGGAAAACTCCGGCGGGGATGCATATCACGGGGCCTCATAGTGGCAAAAGTTATAATGGTAAAAACTCTTTAAAGCTTGCCGGTTTAAGTGGCCAAGGCAGTGCGGGTCGACAGATTTTAATTCACGCCTCTAAATGGAAGCTTCCGGCGGGTGTATCACAAGGTTGCACCGGGGTTCCTCAAGATAAATTATATAAAGTCATGGGCTTGTTAGGGTATGGATCTTTAGTATACAACTATTTCGGTAACGAAGCTAAGGCCCGAGGCTGTGGAAGTAATGCCGGTGCTGAAAAGCCGCCTGAATGTAAGCCTGAAGGTTACGCAAGGCAGATCGCACGTACCGCGAATCGAGCCCGTTTATCGGTAGATCCTTCTGAGGGTCGTGACGGCGGAGGAATCACGCCGGGTGGGAATTCGTCCGGGCCTGCACGTGGATCATCGAATCGTGGACAAAGAGGAGCGAACTAA
- a CDS encoding NuoI/complex I 23 kDa subunit family protein, whose amino-acid sequence MSVMQNNSEKSKWYLPGILGGLAITMKHLLKNLFNQKKMMTLNYPEEKYEYSPRFKGNHVLTVKKDGSLRCTACMLCATNCPAECIKIVAAEHNDPSVEKYPINYEIDILRCVFCGFCEEACPVDAVRLGPEWQTPGVNGANFIYDINYLAYRPNLKGGIQTHVDDEERHKSGI is encoded by the coding sequence ATGAGTGTAATGCAAAACAACTCGGAAAAATCAAAGTGGTATTTACCGGGTATTCTGGGTGGTCTAGCGATCACCATGAAGCACTTGCTGAAAAACTTGTTTAACCAAAAGAAAATGATGACCTTGAATTATCCAGAGGAAAAGTATGAATACTCTCCAAGATTCAAGGGCAACCACGTTCTAACAGTTAAAAAAGACGGTTCACTTCGCTGCACGGCTTGCATGTTGTGCGCGACCAACTGTCCGGCGGAATGTATTAAAATCGTGGCGGCTGAACATAATGATCCCTCCGTTGAAAAATATCCGATCAATTATGAGATCGATATTCTTCGTTGCGTATTCTGCGGTTTCTGTGAAGAAGCTTGTCCCGTGGACGCAGTTCGTTTGGGACCTGAATGGCAGACTCCAGGCGTGAACGGTGCTAACTTTATTTACGATATCAACTATCTGGCTTACCGTCCTAATCTTAAAGGTGGGATCCAGACGCATGTCGACGATGAAGAAAGACATAAGTCAGGAATCTAG
- the nuoF gene encoding NADH-quinone oxidoreductase subunit NuoF yields MAESKVLTEFYHLPEYQTLAGYKAKGGYETLHKVFKMQPQQIIDEVKASGLRGRGGAGFPTGMKWGFLPKNNEPRYLLCNADEGEPGTFKDRMMMERAPHQLIEGMIISAFAIGSKKGYIYVRGEYVYPIQCLEKALKEAYDAGLLGKNILGSGFDFDLDVYRGAGAYICGEETGMISSLEGLKGQPKLKPPFPAVQGYLRKPTIVNNVETLAAVTYIIRDGAQVYRKYGTEKSAGTKLFSVSGNVVNPGNFEVPLGYPLMDIIMKECGGMKPGRKLKAVIPGGSSAPVLTAEEVAKANLDYESLAGLGTMLGSGAIIVMDDSQCMVDMLGVLTHFYAHESCGQCTPCREGTGWLNKILHSILEGRGRLQDIDLLIKVADNMKGKTICALSDAAALPVLSFVTKFRDEFEFYVREGRSKVKGTTYAEMHH; encoded by the coding sequence ATGGCTGAATCAAAAGTATTAACCGAATTCTATCATTTGCCCGAATACCAAACTTTAGCAGGTTACAAAGCTAAAGGCGGCTACGAGACTTTGCATAAAGTTTTCAAGATGCAACCTCAGCAAATCATCGACGAAGTGAAAGCTTCAGGATTGCGTGGTCGTGGTGGTGCGGGTTTCCCGACGGGTATGAAGTGGGGCTTTCTGCCCAAAAATAATGAACCTCGTTATTTGTTGTGTAATGCGGATGAAGGGGAGCCTGGAACTTTCAAAGACCGCATGATGATGGAGCGTGCTCCTCATCAATTGATTGAAGGTATGATCATTTCTGCTTTCGCGATTGGTTCGAAAAAAGGCTACATCTATGTTCGGGGTGAATACGTTTACCCGATCCAATGCTTAGAAAAAGCATTGAAAGAAGCTTATGATGCGGGCCTTTTAGGTAAAAATATCTTGGGATCAGGTTTTGATTTTGATTTAGATGTTTACCGTGGAGCTGGTGCTTACATCTGTGGCGAAGAAACCGGGATGATTTCTTCATTGGAAGGTCTTAAAGGTCAGCCCAAATTAAAACCGCCATTCCCAGCGGTTCAAGGTTACCTTCGTAAGCCTACCATCGTAAATAACGTGGAAACTTTGGCAGCAGTCACTTACATCATTCGTGATGGCGCCCAAGTTTATCGCAAATACGGAACTGAAAAATCAGCAGGAACAAAATTATTCTCTGTTTCGGGGAACGTTGTGAACCCAGGCAACTTCGAAGTTCCGTTGGGTTACCCATTGATGGATATCATCATGAAAGAGTGCGGCGGTATGAAACCCGGTCGCAAACTGAAAGCGGTGATTCCGGGGGGATCTTCTGCTCCGGTTTTGACGGCCGAAGAAGTCGCTAAAGCAAACCTAGATTATGAATCTTTGGCGGGACTAGGAACCATGCTTGGTTCTGGGGCGATCATCGTGATGGATGATTCTCAATGTATGGTGGATATGTTGGGAGTTTTAACTCACTTCTATGCCCATGAGTCTTGCGGTCAGTGTACTCCGTGCCGTGAAGGAACGGGGTGGTTAAATAAGATTCTTCATTCGATCTTGGAAGGCCGTGGACGTCTTCAAGACATCGACTTGTTGATCAAGGTTGCTGATAACATGAAAGGTAAAACGATCTGTGCTCTTTCAGACGCGGCGGCTTTGCCTGTGTTAAGTTTTGTAACTAAATTTAGAGATGAATTTGAATTCTACGTTCGTGAAGGACGTTCGAAAGTAAAAGGAACGACATATGCCGAAATGCACCATTAA
- a CDS encoding YiiX/YebB-like N1pC/P60 family cysteine hydrolase — translation MRNIIVLGFTCLMAASCQTKPVDVFRAPANTQELISGSRQVLNDISNPQIFNPQTCATYINKVTDYLFKLPANHFIPKNARQADMLKSAGPELMDTIFQIRLAMHDKLQEFDKQNSLSRECTLKMREGFQYARFSEEYLLDWLVANKAYNYTPKPILDNSKPSTWTNPKFEDFKLKSGDVMIIRGKSYVSAMIARIGDEEGNFSHLAIIGEDKKGNKYVVEALIQYGVIVTPLEKWRTAEDARVALYRQPDAALAKAAARKIYDHAQGALDKGLGIRYDFSMNDADYSSFFCSEVIRFAYDKASGGRFMVPKYRSTVSKFKDQEYPKTLGVKGTSLFAPYDLEVDPRFDFVAEYRFLPLLRQVRMQDAVLQSVYEWMIKKDYNFNWTMKNATRAHMAKFLRDFGLFKDTLPRYMPIEAVKTTVQFEAVANTLEENLYSREKEFYAKNGYSPSFQDMMKINDEYRIEDCKRNKNPTLMKPTKFHSFFRSESNKCE, via the coding sequence ATGAGAAACATCATCGTTTTAGGATTTACTTGTTTAATGGCAGCTTCCTGCCAAACCAAGCCCGTTGACGTATTTCGTGCGCCGGCAAATACGCAGGAATTAATTTCGGGCAGTCGTCAGGTTCTAAACGACATCTCAAATCCCCAGATTTTTAATCCGCAAACTTGCGCAACATATATCAACAAAGTGACGGACTACCTATTTAAATTACCGGCCAATCACTTTATTCCTAAAAATGCTCGACAAGCCGACATGCTTAAATCGGCCGGACCTGAGTTGATGGACACGATTTTCCAAATCCGCTTAGCGATGCACGATAAACTGCAAGAATTCGATAAGCAAAATTCCTTAAGCCGTGAGTGTACTTTAAAAATGCGTGAGGGCTTTCAATACGCGCGTTTTTCTGAAGAATATCTTTTGGATTGGCTGGTCGCAAATAAGGCTTACAACTATACTCCAAAACCCATCTTAGATAACTCTAAACCCAGCACCTGGACGAACCCCAAGTTTGAAGATTTTAAATTAAAAAGCGGCGATGTCATGATCATCCGCGGGAAAAGCTATGTGTCCGCCATGATCGCGCGCATCGGGGATGAAGAAGGTAATTTTTCACATCTTGCCATCATCGGTGAAGATAAAAAGGGCAACAAATACGTTGTTGAGGCTTTGATTCAGTACGGGGTGATCGTAACTCCGCTAGAAAAATGGAGAACCGCCGAAGACGCCCGCGTGGCTTTGTATCGTCAACCCGATGCGGCTTTGGCAAAAGCGGCGGCTCGTAAGATTTATGATCACGCGCAAGGGGCTTTGGATAAAGGCTTAGGTATTCGCTATGACTTTTCAATGAACGATGCAGACTATTCGTCGTTCTTTTGTTCAGAGGTGATTCGTTTTGCTTATGATAAAGCTTCGGGTGGCCGCTTTATGGTGCCGAAATATCGCAGCACCGTGAGCAAATTTAAAGACCAAGAATATCCAAAGACTTTGGGTGTGAAGGGCACCTCTTTGTTTGCACCCTACGATTTAGAAGTCGATCCGCGATTTGATTTTGTGGCGGAATATCGTTTTTTACCTTTGTTAAGACAAGTGCGTATGCAAGACGCCGTTTTACAAAGTGTTTACGAATGGATGATTAAAAAAGATTATAACTTTAATTGGACGATGAAAAATGCCACGCGTGCCCACATGGCGAAGTTTTTGCGTGATTTTGGATTATTCAAAGACACGTTGCCACGCTATATGCCGATTGAGGCCGTAAAAACCACGGTGCAATTTGAAGCGGTGGCGAACACATTAGAAGAAAACCTTTACTCCAGAGAAAAAGAGTTTTACGCGAAAAACGGCTATTCACCGTCATTCCAAGACATGATGAAAATCAACGATGAGTATCGTATCGAAGACTGTAAACGGAATAAAAATCCGACCCTGATGAAGCCCACGAAATTTCATTCGTTTTTTAGAAGCGAATCTAATAAGTGTGAATAA
- a CDS encoding LysR family transcriptional regulator translates to MELNFHHLYYFYVIAKEGSIAKAAERLRIGQPTLSTQLKQLEGSLGKELFERRKQRLHLSESGKLAYQYAEQVFNLGSEMVEVLQERLTNNRVHVQIGALDSVPKSIILKTIMQAYKMGNCSVSVLEGDGGQLLRELAAHKIDLLLANYPPQQDAKSIFSKPIAKLKVVVCAAPKFKDLKKNFPKSLEGQPFIIPTVHSHLRRELEHYFKMNEIRVDQTAETQDTSLQLLLGQEGVGLIPIAEVAAQDLIKEKKLIVLGELEGVYEEIWLASASRKIENPIAAKLMKAVLY, encoded by the coding sequence TTGGAACTGAATTTTCATCATCTCTATTACTTTTACGTGATTGCCAAAGAAGGCAGCATCGCCAAAGCCGCAGAGCGTTTGCGCATTGGGCAGCCGACCTTAAGCACACAGTTAAAACAGCTAGAAGGCTCTTTGGGAAAAGAACTTTTTGAACGCCGCAAGCAAAGGCTTCATTTAAGCGAATCCGGAAAGCTTGCGTATCAATATGCGGAGCAAGTTTTTAACTTAGGCTCAGAGATGGTAGAGGTCTTACAAGAGCGCCTGACCAACAACCGCGTGCACGTGCAGATTGGCGCCTTAGACAGTGTGCCTAAAAGCATTATTTTAAAAACTATCATGCAAGCCTATAAAATGGGGAATTGCAGTGTGTCCGTCCTTGAAGGTGACGGGGGCCAGCTGTTGCGTGAATTAGCCGCGCATAAAATTGATCTGCTTTTGGCAAATTATCCTCCACAACAGGATGCGAAATCTATTTTCTCTAAACCCATTGCGAAACTAAAAGTGGTGGTGTGTGCGGCGCCAAAGTTCAAAGATCTGAAAAAGAATTTTCCAAAGTCGTTAGAGGGCCAGCCCTTTATTATTCCCACCGTACACAGTCATCTGCGTCGTGAGCTCGAGCATTATTTTAAGATGAACGAAATCCGCGTCGATCAAACCGCGGAAACACAAGACACCAGTTTGCAGTTGCTCTTAGGCCAAGAAGGTGTGGGACTTATTCCGATCGCGGAAGTCGCGGCGCAAGACTTAATCAAAGAAAAAAAGCTGATTGTACTAGGTGAATTGGAAGGGGTTTACGAAGAAATCTGGTTGGCCTCGGCCAGTCGTAAGATTGAAAATCCGATTGCCGCAAAATTGATGAAGGCTGTCCTATACTGA
- a CDS encoding Fic family protein codes for MMKKYIWQNPKWPHFIWKAEELIFLLSEARKLQGQLIAQADLLRLKDQASLMAEEALNTSAIEGEKLDIQSLRSSIAKRLHLNSKKTQTIHSEQTDGIVEVLIDATSNYDKNLSLDRINKWHLELLGHSKNFKELEIGSIRTSNEPMQVISGSFEKAIIHFEAPPAMLLSKELKTFIEWWHQDQKIDGILRAGIAHLWFVTIHPYDDGNGRISRALTEMALAQDEKTGRRLYSISTQILKERSQYYKILEQTQKSDMDITRWLQWFLEILIKAFTQSQSLIKKSHYLSMFWHKAETEALNERQRKVLKKMLESEPEGFLGGMTNKKYVSITGTSRESAKRDLSELESKGLLNLEGKGRSVRYHLAVHHKLK; via the coding sequence ATGATGAAGAAATATATTTGGCAGAACCCCAAATGGCCCCACTTCATTTGGAAAGCCGAAGAGCTTATTTTTTTACTTTCTGAAGCCCGAAAACTCCAAGGACAGCTGATAGCTCAAGCAGACTTATTGCGGTTAAAGGACCAGGCTTCCTTGATGGCCGAGGAAGCTTTAAACACCTCCGCCATTGAAGGTGAAAAGTTAGACATCCAATCGTTGCGATCTTCTATTGCCAAACGGCTTCATCTTAATTCAAAAAAAACTCAAACCATCCATTCAGAACAAACTGACGGTATTGTAGAAGTTCTTATTGATGCCACGTCTAATTACGACAAAAATCTCTCCCTTGATCGAATCAACAAATGGCATCTCGAACTTTTAGGCCATTCTAAAAATTTTAAAGAACTTGAAATCGGCTCCATTCGAACTTCTAACGAGCCCATGCAAGTCATATCTGGAAGCTTTGAAAAAGCCATCATCCATTTTGAAGCTCCACCGGCGATGCTTCTGTCAAAAGAGCTAAAAACATTTATTGAGTGGTGGCACCAAGATCAAAAAATAGATGGAATTTTACGTGCGGGAATTGCGCACTTGTGGTTTGTAACTATACATCCCTATGATGACGGGAATGGCCGCATATCTCGCGCATTGACCGAAATGGCCTTAGCTCAAGACGAAAAAACCGGCCGCCGACTTTATAGCATTTCCACACAAATTCTGAAGGAACGATCGCAATATTACAAGATACTCGAGCAGACTCAAAAGTCGGACATGGATATAACCAGGTGGCTGCAATGGTTTTTAGAAATTTTGATAAAAGCATTCACCCAATCACAATCCCTGATAAAAAAATCTCACTACCTTTCAATGTTTTGGCACAAGGCCGAGACCGAAGCTCTTAATGAGCGCCAACGGAAAGTTTTAAAAAAGATGTTAGAGAGTGAGCCCGAAGGTTTTTTGGGCGGCATGACCAATAAGAAATATGTGAGTATTACGGGAACTAGTCGCGAATCTGCAAAACGGGATTTATCCGAACTAGAATCAAAAGGCCTTTTGAATCTTGAAGGTAAAGGGCGATCGGTTCGCTATCACCTGGCCGTTCATCATAAGCTAAAGTAG
- a CDS encoding complex I 24 kDa subunit family protein has protein sequence MFTLSEQGLQNVKKELARYEAKESAIIPSLYIAQKENKGFITPEMITYLAKVMEIPEARINEVFKFYTMFNQKPVGKYHVQVCTNISCALEGGRELSNHICHELGVKLNEVTADGRFTVSRVECLGSCGTAPMMQVNDKYHEKLTPETAMNLLRGMK, from the coding sequence ATGTTTACACTTTCAGAACAAGGCTTGCAGAACGTTAAGAAAGAACTAGCTCGTTACGAAGCTAAGGAATCGGCGATCATTCCAAGTCTTTATATTGCACAAAAAGAAAACAAAGGATTCATCACTCCAGAGATGATCACTTACTTAGCTAAAGTAATGGAAATTCCTGAAGCGCGTATCAATGAAGTTTTCAAATTCTACACGATGTTCAATCAAAAGCCGGTGGGTAAATACCACGTTCAAGTGTGCACGAATATTTCTTGCGCGCTTGAAGGCGGTCGTGAACTTTCAAATCACATCTGCCACGAGCTGGGTGTGAAATTAAACGAAGTGACTGCAGATGGTCGTTTCACTGTCAGCCGTGTTGAGTGCTTAGGTTCGTGTGGAACCGCGCCCATGATGCAAGTGAATGATAAGTATCACGAGAAATTGACTCCAGAGACGGCGATGAACCTTCTCAGAGGGATGAAGTAA
- a CDS encoding 2Fe-2S iron-sulfur cluster-binding protein, producing MPKCTINGKEVEVKEGTSIIEAMQQSGDRIAHYCWHPGLSVAGVCRLCMVEIEGNPRVQIACNTMVTEGMKINNTSEKVRDAVKWGLDFHLINHPLDCPICDQAGECGLQDQYMEYGKYDPEMAEAKVKKHKVVDLGPTVVLDSERCILCSRCVRFTEEVSKTNELGIFNRGDRSEIGCHEGVELNNNYSLNTVDICPVGALTSKDFRFRQRVWYLKDGDSVCNGCSTGCNIKVFYNKEGLFRIKPVYNEQVNGHWMCDSGRNAYKFVNREARLVKGMVRGASGWSEMAPGAAAKSAGEVLKNTSGDSLALVLTAQYTVEEYEAIIKTFVEEFKTKKIYFWINNKETFDSFDGLLYRGDKNPNTKGLLRVMEKYGVTGTWADLSQGLSSGSVKTVVVAGPENQAVFPDINDKVKELSKAQNLIWLQSGKHEALSALTGNVWLIPLKTFVEKDGTFVNFSGLEQKIKKVTTVVSEALTLTEAALLLAGKNLAIPTTAQPFLPNNQRPDQVALEARKKNEFVFRRGSL from the coding sequence ATGCCGAAATGCACCATTAATGGCAAAGAAGTCGAAGTAAAAGAAGGCACGTCGATCATCGAAGCCATGCAACAGTCGGGCGATCGTATCGCGCACTATTGCTGGCATCCAGGATTGTCGGTCGCCGGTGTTTGTCGCTTATGTATGGTGGAGATTGAAGGAAATCCACGCGTACAGATCGCATGTAACACGATGGTGACTGAAGGCATGAAGATCAACAACACGTCTGAAAAAGTACGTGATGCTGTTAAATGGGGCCTTGATTTCCATCTTATCAACCATCCGTTGGATTGTCCGATCTGTGACCAAGCTGGTGAGTGCGGTTTGCAAGATCAGTACATGGAATACGGCAAGTACGACCCAGAAATGGCGGAAGCGAAAGTTAAAAAGCACAAGGTTGTGGATCTTGGACCGACCGTGGTTCTGGATTCTGAAAGATGTATTTTGTGTTCGCGCTGTGTTCGTTTCACTGAAGAAGTATCTAAAACTAATGAATTAGGTATCTTCAATCGTGGTGACCGTTCTGAGATCGGCTGCCATGAAGGTGTTGAGCTGAATAACAATTACTCTTTGAACACCGTGGATATCTGCCCGGTGGGTGCGTTGACATCGAAAGATTTCCGCTTCCGCCAACGCGTGTGGTATCTCAAAGATGGCGACAGTGTTTGTAACGGTTGCTCAACAGGTTGCAACATCAAAGTATTCTACAATAAAGAAGGTCTTTTCCGTATCAAGCCTGTTTACAACGAACAAGTAAACGGTCACTGGATGTGTGATAGCGGTCGTAATGCGTATAAATTCGTAAACCGTGAAGCTCGTTTGGTGAAAGGTATGGTTCGTGGCGCTTCTGGTTGGTCAGAAATGGCTCCCGGTGCGGCGGCGAAAAGCGCGGGCGAAGTTTTGAAAAACACTTCCGGCGATTCTTTGGCCCTTGTTTTGACGGCTCAGTACACGGTTGAAGAGTACGAAGCGATCATCAAAACTTTTGTGGAAGAGTTTAAAACTAAAAAGATCTATTTCTGGATTAACAATAAAGAAACTTTCGATAGCTTCGATGGACTTCTTTATCGTGGAGATAAAAATCCAAACACGAAAGGTCTTTTGCGAGTTATGGAAAAATACGGTGTTACCGGTACTTGGGCAGATCTTTCTCAAGGTCTTTCTTCAGGCAGCGTGAAAACCGTGGTGGTTGCGGGTCCTGAAAACCAAGCCGTGTTCCCTGACATCAATGATAAAGTCAAAGAGCTTTCAAAAGCTCAAAACTTGATCTGGTTGCAATCTGGAAAACATGAAGCGTTGTCAGCGTTAACTGGCAATGTTTGGTTGATCCCATTAAAAACTTTCGTCGAAAAAGACGGAACGTTCGTGAACTTCTCGGGTCTTGAGCAAAAGATCAAAAAAGTAACGACGGTTGTTTCTGAAGCTCTGACTTTAACGGAAGCGGCTTTATTATTGGCTGGTAAAAACTTGGCGATCCCGACAACGGCTCAGCCATTCTTGCCAAACAACCAACGCCCAGACCAAGTGGCTTTGGAAGCTCGTAAAAAGAATGAGTTCGTGTTCAGAAGAGGTAGCCTATGA
- a CDS encoding TerC family protein has protein sequence MDQTLLFPFAEYWMFYAGFVLFVFAMLALDLGVFHKHSHTVGFKEATLWSIAWVSLAMIFNVLLWLYASNKFGDVLGKQVALEFLTGYVIEKSLSVDNIFVFVIVFSFFGVPTKYQHRVLFFGILGALFFRAIFIALGAVLMQYQAVVMIFGVFLIITGIKMVFSNEGSMDPSQNWLIKFMRKHIRVTDKMHEDHFFVKEKGLLYATPLFIALVFLEFTDVIFAIDSVPAIFAITKEPLLVFTSNIFAILGLRSLYFLLAGVVDKFHLLKYGLAATLVFVGLKMVWLNKLFDGHFPTTWSLGLIALFIGGSIAASLLFPKKNDETPKPPITPI, from the coding sequence TTGGATCAAACGTTGTTATTTCCTTTTGCAGAATATTGGATGTTTTACGCAGGCTTTGTGCTTTTCGTCTTTGCGATGCTTGCATTAGATTTGGGTGTCTTTCATAAACACTCTCACACCGTGGGCTTTAAAGAAGCGACCTTATGGTCCATTGCCTGGGTGAGCTTAGCCATGATCTTTAACGTCTTGTTATGGCTGTACGCCAGTAACAAGTTTGGCGACGTCTTAGGAAAACAGGTCGCCTTAGAGTTTCTCACCGGCTACGTGATCGAAAAATCACTCTCGGTGGATAACATCTTCGTTTTCGTCATCGTTTTCAGTTTCTTCGGCGTTCCCACCAAATATCAACACCGGGTTTTATTCTTCGGCATCTTAGGGGCGTTGTTCTTCCGTGCGATCTTTATCGCTCTTGGCGCCGTACTTATGCAGTACCAAGCGGTGGTCATGATCTTCGGGGTCTTCTTGATTATTACTGGGATTAAAATGGTCTTCTCGAACGAAGGTTCCATGGATCCCTCGCAAAACTGGCTGATCAAATTTATGCGCAAACATATCCGCGTGACTGATAAAATGCATGAAGATCATTTCTTTGTGAAAGAAAAAGGCCTGCTTTACGCGACTCCTCTGTTTATCGCCTTGGTGTTCTTAGAGTTCACGGATGTGATCTTTGCCATCGATTCGGTTCCGGCTATTTTTGCCATCACAAAAGAACCGCTGCTGGTATTTACCTCCAACATCTTTGCCATCTTGGGCTTGCGCTCTTTGTACTTCTTGTTAGCGGGTGTCGTCGACAAGTTCCACTTGCTCAAATATGGCCTGGCAGCAACGCTGGTGTTTGTGGGTTTAAAAATGGTTTGGTTAAACAAACTGTTCGATGGCCACTTCCCGACAACGTGGTCATTGGGTCTCATTGCTTTATTTATCGGTGGATCTATCGCAGCTTCGTTGTTATTCCCTAAGAAGAACGACGAAACCCCAAAACCGCCGATCACGCCCATCTAA